The Thermosinus carboxydivorans Nor1 genomic sequence TAGGCCCCGATAATACCGCTTCGCAGCCTAGATTTGTGAACAGGTTTTGCCATAGGGGATTGTAATAGTAATAAAGGAGGGCGCGCGGTAGTCCGATTTTCATGGCATACCTCAGTTAGCATCGCCGGTCTTGTTCCTCTGCTGGCCGGCGTGCCGGATAAAACGCAGGATTGGAAAGTCGTTCTGTTAAAACTTATTTTGTTCGCCGAGTAATTCATTCCTCCTTTCTGTTTGTGTTTTTTGACATTTCTGACGCAAATCCTGCCGAGAGTTATGCAAGGCCTTTGTAAAGAATGCCGATAAGTTGTCGCTGTCGTACCATGACCACAAGGTGGCAGGGACAATTCGTTTCATAAATAGAAAGGTTACGATAATGGAAAGGTTACGCTGCAGGATAGGCAAGCCTGTCCGGCGAACAATTGCAAAAAGATTTCTGCTGGTAGCAGTTACGGCGAAAAGTTAAAGGAGGACAGACGCATGGAATATCGCATTTTGGGCAAAACAGGGTTGAAAGTGTCGGAAGTCGGGTTTGGCGGCATTCCTATTCTCCGGCTGAGCACCGATGAAGCGGTGCGGGTGCTGCGGCATGCTTATGACCTGGGTGTTAATTTTTATGACACGGCCAACATGTATAAAGACAGTGAAGAAAAAATGGGCAAGGCGTTTCGGGGCTTGCGCGACAAGGTCATCTTTGCCACCAAGACCCAAAAGCGTGATGCCGCTGGCGCCGCCGAGCAGCTTGACAACAGCCTGCGCATGCTCCAGACCGACTATATCGACCTCTATCAGCTCCATCAGGTGTCGCAGGAAAAGGATTGGCAGGCCATCACTGCTCCCGGTGGCGCGTTGGAAACCTTCATCAGGGCGAAGGAACAGGGGAAAGTGCGCCATATCGGTGTTACTTCGCACAACTTGGCGATGGCTATTAAGTTGGTTAAGACCGGTTTGTTTGAAACCGTCCAGTTTCCGTTTAATTTTATTGAAACGGCCGCGGCGGAAGAACTGTTCCCGGTAGCCCGCCAGCTCAATCTCGGCATTCTGGCCATGAAACCCTTTGCCGGCGGCGTGATCGACAACGCGCGCATCGCCTTTAAGTATTTGCGTCAGTTCCCTGATGTTGTGCCACTCCCCGGGTTTGAGACCGTCGAAGGGGTGGATGAGATTTTGGCCTTTTATGAAACGCCTAATCAGGTAGATGCCGAAGACCTCGCCCTGATGGAACGCTATCGCGCCGAACTGGGACGGCAGTTCTGCCGGCGCTGCGAGTACTGCCAGCCTTGCCCGCACGGCGTCATGATCACGCTGGCTATGGGCTATCGTGTGACCGCGCGCCGCATGTCCTCGACGGTGGCGGTAGCCAATCTGGGTAAGGCGATGGAGACGGTGCCGCAGTGCGTCGAGTGCGGCGTGTGTATGACGCGCTGTCCTTATGATCTGCCCATTCCCGAAATCTTGAAAAAGCACTACGCGATGTTTAAGCAGCACCGGGCTGAGCTTAACAAGTGAATGCGGTGCCTGAAGAGGCAGGTATGTTTATGCCCCGGCTTTTAGCATGTGCAATTGAGTGGTGATTGGAGGAAGCCCCCCGCAAG encodes the following:
- a CDS encoding aldo/keto reductase → MEYRILGKTGLKVSEVGFGGIPILRLSTDEAVRVLRHAYDLGVNFYDTANMYKDSEEKMGKAFRGLRDKVIFATKTQKRDAAGAAEQLDNSLRMLQTDYIDLYQLHQVSQEKDWQAITAPGGALETFIRAKEQGKVRHIGVTSHNLAMAIKLVKTGLFETVQFPFNFIETAAAEELFPVARQLNLGILAMKPFAGGVIDNARIAFKYLRQFPDVVPLPGFETVEGVDEILAFYETPNQVDAEDLALMERYRAELGRQFCRRCEYCQPCPHGVMITLAMGYRVTARRMSSTVAVANLGKAMETVPQCVECGVCMTRCPYDLPIPEILKKHYAMFKQHRAELNK